A stretch of the Aegilops tauschii subsp. strangulata cultivar AL8/78 chromosome 4, Aet v6.0, whole genome shotgun sequence genome encodes the following:
- the LOC123495590 gene encoding protein FAR1-RELATED SEQUENCE 5-like codes for MSATDPDFKVCVQVDGESRVKTVIWCNGKNRLDYAHFGDVVTFDTTYRTNLYNMPFGLFVGVNNHFQSIIFGGVLMVDEKTPTFEWAFRNFIDLMDGKHPTTILTDQCKAMQNALRSTMPHTRHRWCRWHVLKVLKEKTGHVYNKHSAFKKEFHAIVNEETDVESFERMWHQLIKKYKLQGNKYLRRIFKWRDMWAMPYFLGTFCAGMTSTQRSESANHLLKKFISRSSPMHLFVKQYNKLLDSRSQAEDEANYVSKQTRRRLVIGATIEIDAAAVYTKALYEKFSHELFRSGSFDARRSKPGHVYKVKLSPQLALTDYDKKVFTVKVEDGGDFVTCDCGFFDHVGLLCCHSLKVLVQNNIGKIPPRNIVKRWTLWARESRPLHLANEGEMGELSSQTTYRRNVLYVAAMDLIKEAESGSE; via the exons ATGAGTGCCACAGATCCGGACTTCAAAGTTTGTGTGCAAGTAGACGGTGAAAGCAGGGTGAAAACAGTAATATGGTGTAATGGTAAAAATCGGCTGGATTATGCACATTTCGGTGATGTGGTTACTTTCGACACCACTTACAGGACCAACCTGTATAACATGCCATTTGGGCTTTTTGTTGGTGTGAATAACCATTTCCAGTCTATTATTTTTGGCGGCGTCCTCATGGTTGATGAAAAGACTCCCACATTTGAATGGGcattcagaaactttattgacTTGATGGACGGGAAACATCCTACTACTATATTGACAG ATCAATGCAAAGCTATGCAAAATGCTTTACGAAGTACAATGCCCCACACCCGTCATAGGTGGTGCAGATGGCATGTGTTAAAGGTCTTGAAAGAGAAAACTGGACACGTGTACAACAAACATTCTGCCTTCAAGAAGGAATTCCACGCAATAGTAAATGAAGAGACGGATGTAGAATCATTTGAGCGAATGTGGCATCAATTGATTAAAAAATACAAACTTCAAGGAAACAAGTACCTTCGCAGGATTTTCAAGTGGAGGGACATGTGGGCAATGCCATACTTCTTGGGCACATTCTGTGCCGGGATGACCAGCACGCAACGGAGCGAGAGTGCGAATCATCTCCTCAAAAAGTTCATCAGCAGATCATCCCCAATGCACTTGTTTGTTAAGCAGTACAACAAATTGCTTGATTCCAGGAGCCAGGCAGAAGACGAGGCAAATTATGTCAGCAAGCAG ACACGCAGGCGGCTTGTAATTGGCGCTACTATCGAGATAGATGCAGCGGCTGTGTACACGAAGGCCTTGTACGAAAAATTTTCACACGAACTTTTTAGATCAGGCTCATTTGATGCACGGCGTTCCAAGCCTGGACACGTCTACAAGGTCAAATTGTCGCCGCAACTAGCCTTAACTGATTATGACAAAAAGGTATTCACCGTCAAAGTGGAAGACGGTGGGGACTTTGTCACATGTGATTGTGGATTTTTTGATCATGTCGGCCTGTTGTGCTGCCATTCATTAAAG gTATTAGTACAGAACAATATTGGCAAGATTCCACCAAGGAATATAGTCAAAAGATGGACTTTATGGGCAAGGGAATCGAGACCACTGCACCTGGCAAACGAGGGTGAAATGGGGGAGTTGTCTTCCCAAACTACGTATAGAAGAAATGTTCTATATGTGGCTGCTATGGACCTTATCAAGGAGGCAGAATCCGGGTCTGAGTGA
- the LOC120970760 gene encoding uncharacterized protein: MRAPSGMDSEEDTSLDHQHMAVDLTPAGMDTLSNRSNKGITELSDCSNPGCGVVDSITANPEFSELHSGRSAPKRKSKREAFEGMDYRIAPAVKSPFQKCVERAAFRGDADVFVPSVGTIFDSKDEAYDFYNMFS, translated from the exons ATGAGAGCTCCATCCGGCATGGATAGCGAAGAAGACACCTCTTTAGACCATCAGCACATGGCTGTTGATCTCACTCCTGCCGGCATGGATACGCTCTCTAACAG ATCAAACAAAGGCATCACCGAGCTATCAGATTGTTCTAATCCTGGCTGTGGTGTTGTTGATTCAATCACAGCGAATCCAGAGTTCTCAGAACTGCATTCTGGAAGATCGGCACCTAAGCGGAAAAG TAAACGGGAAGCGTTTGAAGGAATGGACTACAGAATTGCCCCTGCAGTAAAAAGTCCGTTCCAGAAGTGTGTGGAGCGCGCTGCTTTTAGGGGTGATGCAGATGTGTTCGTTCCAAGTGTTGGAAcaatctttgattcaaaggatgaAGCCTACGATTTCTACAACATGTTCTCTTGA